The genomic window AGCAGcacacgcgagcggagaggagacggggatggcggcggtggaggaggaagggaggtgggagccgacggcggtggcggcggaggaggaggatatgGGGGTGGGGGCGGAGGAAGCGATGGAAGACGGGGAGGTCGAGGGAGAAGTTggtcagcagcagcaggaggaggaggggaatggaGACGCGGGAAAGAgcgaggagcacggcggcgcgggggggcGTATGGTGTGGAAGAAGaagcatcaccaccaccaccagccgcgGACGCCCGTGGCGGCGGAGAGCCGCGCCACCTGGAGGGGGGGCAAGGGCGgcgggaaggggagaggaggaggaggaggaggggggtttCACCACTGCCCTTGGTATGGCGCCCAGTAATAGTAGCCCTAGGCGCCATCTAATCCTAGTTCTTTCTTGATTCAGCGCGTTGTTGGATGCATCCTGTTTATAGTTTACTAGTTTATGCTTCGTAGGTGATATCGATGCTTTGCTTCAATTAGATGCTTCTTGACTTCTTGTGGTGGAGAAAAGTGGCTAGCAACTCACTATGTTTTAGTATCGGTTTTGGTTAGTGCTGCATCCAGGCAAATATATGTGGGCAACACAATGCACCACCACATTGGGTTGTGGAATCACGGGTGTCTGCCCCTAGGGGGATCAAAATTGATGGAGATTGcgcggattctataattagttggTGTCCACTTTACGATTTCTTCGTTTGTGATGCATCCATGCAAGTATATGGTGGCTTGTGGAAATTTTATCATAGATCATACAGGTCGCATTaatgtgtttagttggatcacGCAGCGAATTTGGAGACTTAGGGTCTGACAGTAGCCTGTACCCGTAGAAGAGGCTGGACACCAGGATCTAGGGAGGTTTTGGTTCCATTTTGATGATTTTTCTGTAATTAATATGGGGTGAATAGTTTCCATCTTAATTACTGGATAAATTGTAACACATCGTTCttcatttttgtatttttccttTTCAGTTTGTATGCCTGCTTTCAGCTTTCTTGCAACATCTAATTTTGGAGACTGAGAAGCACTAGTATAGTAGTAGCTGTACCTGATTAATGTTTGTTGTATAATTTCTGAGGTACTTCTTAGAACCTTCTATgctttttattttgttaatttggCCACTGTTGGCTTCCGGTCCTGATCattgttgatttgttttaaATTGCCAAGTCTAAATGTGAGTGATTTGCTCGTCGTTACTGCCATATTTTTTGGACAATAGCAACTGTAAGTGTTCTTTGAATATACCAGGTCTCCATTAGTGATGCTTTGCATTGCCTCAATATCTTCTCTTTCATTTTTAAAGGAATCTGCAACCGGACAATCTGAACAGATTTAACAAACCAGGGGTATATGGTGGTGCTATTATCATCTGCAATCACATGACTAAGAGGGAGTTCTTCGAGAAGAAACTTTTTGGGCTTCCAGGCTACGCTGCAACTTTCATAAAGAAGATCAGAGTTGGTATGCTTCTCTTTGTGTTTGAGCTTGGGGAAAGAAAACTTTACGGGGTATTTGAAGCTACCTCCAATGGAGCACTGGACATCCTTCCAAATGCATTTACTTCTTTGAGGAAGCCCCGACCAGCCCAGGTAAGTTTGCTTTAGTTATTGGCTACGCTCTCCAAGTTTCATATGTCCTCATAGTCTGGGTCATGTTCTTTCCGATGTTTAATTGTTGCTTCTTGATTTCCTCTTGGTAAGTATTTCCAGTGATGTTACTAAGGACTGCTTTTACAGTTAAAATGCAGAGAAACATTGATAAcggttattttatttttacccTGTGGATGAAATTCAGGTTCTCTTCAGAAGAATTTGGTTTTGTAAGCCCCTCGCTGAAACTGAGTTTTCTAGTGCCATCAAGGGAAACTGTCTCTATCCCCAAATGTCCTTCTTTGGTATATCGTACCAACAGGTTTGCTATGTCAAGTTTTGAAATTTGTGATACTGACGTGATTATCTTTTAGTGTCTCTAGAACTTGCTTACTGCTAATTCAAGTTTTTTCGTAGTATAGGTTTTAAATCTGGTGCACCTGTTTGCTTCAAAGAGGATTGAACTGCAGCCATACCAGAAACCAAAATCTAGAGTTATATATGATTACAAGATCTCTCTCGCTCATCTTGGCCGAGAGTTCAGTCCTCGCACTCATAACAAGACCTTTTCTAGCCATTCGTCTTCCACGTTTTGCAATAACAGATTCTCATTGCCACGCAGTTCTTACTTGTACACCAAACAGAATGCTAAGCATGATGCTTGCAAATATGAATCTCCTTTGCACTCTCCACTTAAGTCTGTGATCTTCAAAGCACCAGATGTCAAAGGAGAAAGCTTAGAGCCAAATCCTGATTATATACCACTTGAGCTAGATGATTCTAATTCTGACGGTGATGCAGATCCATCAGATAGTTTGGAAACTGTAAGCTTCTATCCAACACTAGAGGGCTGCATCAGCTATGAGGATCAAGATCTCAAACCTTTCAATGGAAAATTCAATGGCGATGATGGGCATCATTCACATGTGCTGATTCGAGGGCTCAATTCTGAATGTGAAACAGATCGAAACAGTGGTTTTTCTCGCAATGTGAAAGAGAGGCAATCAAGCTTGGCCAAGGGTGGCAAGGGGTGCAAACGCAAGGCAATTGTCGAGTTTGATGAGCAATCATCCCCAAGGAGAGGTTGTACCATGAAAAGGGTTTCATTCAGTTTCTCTGGTGAagaaatttcagttacttctgaGAAATCATTGCACAGGCCTACTGCATTTGCTGAACTACGTAACACAAGGGAATCATCTGCGGAAGAAGGAAAGCAAGAAGTCGGTTGCGTGGTTCAAAAGGCTCGGAGCAAGGGGGAAGATGTTTCAGCAAAGATCAAGCTGATGGGCCTATCCTTGCCTGAAGCACTTAGAACTAATCGTGTCCATAGCTGCTCCAGCAATAGTCAATCACTGGTGACTCAAACAGGTATCAAGCTGACCTGCACACTTCTCACGGACAAGGAATGAAAGTAGTAGAAGCACAACCTTTCAGTGTTGAACTGGCAGTCTGGTAGTAAGATAAGGGTCTTTCACTGGCTAaactgtagttttttttttgtttggcacCAATGCTCACCTTGAGAGGAATTTCTTGGAGGGAACTTCTAGGTAGTAGTAAATCCTAGAATGGCATCAGTATGCTTTCGCCTCACATTGCTAGCTGCTGTAAATATGGCATGTTTGCTGTTTTCACTTTGTAAGGAGAATCAAGCACAATATTTAACTGAGATTTTTCTGGCATTTCGTGGGCACTCTTCTGCATCTACATGGATCATGGATGTttgctgtttctttttttctttttttttcgttgatGTGATGTTCagctgtgagcctgtgaatGTGATCATGTCATAAAGATGACGAAACTTACAAACTTGTGTTGTTCATGAACGTATCTTCTCTAGTCTGCTGGGTTTTTTTCCTCTTAAAAGACTACCGTAGCTGTTCTGCACCAGTTTATGTTTTGATCAGAGAAAAGCCGAAGATCTTCTGAAGAAATTTCTAATCGTGATTATGTATTTACATAAAACT from Oryza glaberrima chromosome 6, OglaRS2, whole genome shotgun sequence includes these protein-coding regions:
- the LOC127775609 gene encoding uncharacterized protein LOC127775609; the protein is MAAVEEEGRWEPTAVAAEEEDMGVGAEEAMEDGEVEGEVGQQQQEEEGNGDAGKSEEHGGAGGRMVWKKKHHHHHQPRTPVAAESRATWRGGKGGGKGRGGGGGGGFHHCPWNLQPDNLNRFNKPGVYGGAIIICNHMTKREFFEKKLFGLPGYAATFIKKIRVGMLLFVFELGERKLYGVFEATSNGALDILPNAFTSLRKPRPAQVLFRRIWFCKPLAETEFSSAIKGNCLYPQMSFFGISYQQVLNLVHLFASKRIELQPYQKPKSRVIYDYKISLAHLGREFSPRTHNKTFSSHSSSTFCNNRFSLPRSSYLYTKQNAKHDACKYESPLHSPLKSVIFKAPDVKGESLEPNPDYIPLELDDSNSDGDADPSDSLETVSFYPTLEGCISYEDQDLKPFNGKFNGDDGHHSHVLIRGLNSECETDRNSGFSRNVKERQSSLAKGGKGCKRKAIVEFDEQSSPRRGCTMKRVSFSFSGEEISVTSEKSLHRPTAFAELRNTRESSAEEGKQEVGCVVQKARSKGEDVSAKIKLMGLSLPEALRTNRVHSCSSNSQSLVTQTGIKLTCTLLTDKE